Part of the bacterium genome, AATACTATCCCAAATCCTAAGAGGAACATACCCGCAAAAGAAATATATCGGCTAACAGTAATCATTGGTTCTAAAAAATCCGTTTGAAAACCTAATAAAAACTTTACTCCAATTGGCAATACCACAAAAAACGCAAAGGCAACGCCACAAGCAAATAGAAAAAAAGAAATTGGTGCATAGATTAAAAGAGATTTTCTTTCGTGTTTTAGTAAACCAGTAGCCATAAACCTCCAGATTTGAAAAAGGATAATAGGAGAAGAAACAAACAACCCTACCCAAAAAGATAGAAACATATATGAAAGAAATGCCTCCTGGGGACTGATAAACACAACTTTTCCTATTGGTTTAACGACATAGCCTAATATCTGTTTACTAAAGAAATAAGAAATACAAAAAAAGACAAAAACAGAAATCAGACATTTAATAATTCTTATCCGTAATTCTTCTAAAT contains:
- the tatC gene encoding twin-arginine translocase subunit TatC, giving the protein MDNENGNKMSFIEHLEELRIRIIKCLISVFVFFCISYFFSKQILGYVVKPIGKVVFISPQEAFLSYMFLSFWVGLFVSSPIILFQIWRFMATGLLKHERKSLLIYAPISFFLFACGVAFAFFVVLPIGVKFLLGFQTDFLEPMITVSRYISFAGMFLLGFGIVFQLPIVILFLTQVGWLSTLSLRHNRKYAILLIFIISAIFTPPDVISQILMAIPLVFLLEISTWIAVLFERKKRREKK